Below is a genomic region from Billgrantia tianxiuensis.
CCAAGCCGGAGAAGCTGCGTCTTGCCCATTGGCCAGGGATCGATTGCCCCACCTTGGTGGTGCAAGGCAGTCGCGATCCGTTTGGCACCCGTGAGGAGGTCGAGAACTATTCGTTGGGCGAACGAGCGTGCATCCATTGGCTGGAAGATGGCGATCACGACTGGAAGCCGCGGCGAAGATCGGGGCGTACCCAGGCCGACCTGATCGAGGAGGGGGCGGCAGCGATCGCGACCTTCATACGGGAGCAGGCCAGGGTGGATTGAGAGACGTCACGAATGACGTAGGCTACAGCGCTTTCGACCCGGTCGAGGCTCCTGATACGGCGCTCTTTCCTGGCCGTAAAATGCGCAAGACCATTGACAAGGCAGCGGATCTCTGTAGAATTCAGCGCCACGTGACCAGGGGTGGTTAGCTCAGCTGGGAGAGCACCAGCCTTACAAGCTGGGGGTCACAGGTTCGAACCCTGTACCACCCACCATCGCGCTCAAATATGGGCGATGGCGAGATCCTGAACACGTAGGAAACATGCAGCGGACCGGTAGTTCAGTCGGTTAGAATGCCGGCCTGTCACGCCGGAGGTCGCGGGTTCGAGTCCCGTCCGGTCCGCCATCGTTTCCACTGCTAGTGTCATCTGTCGTGGACCGGTAGTTCAGTCGGTTAGAATGCCGGCCTGTCACGCCGGAGGTCGCGGGTTCGAGTCCCGTCCGGTCCGCCACGATGCTCTGGCAAATTCTTCGCATGCGCTACCACTGCAAGTGCGATGTCCGTGGGTGATTAGCTCAGTTGGTTAGAGCACCAGCCTCACATGCTGGGGGTCACTGGTTCGAGTCCGGTATCACCCACCACGCGGACCGGTAGTTCAGTCGGTTAGAATGCCGGCCTGTCACGCCGGAGGTCGCGGGTTCGAGTCCCGTCCGGTCCGCCATTCGATTTCAAGGCCCCGAGCTGATGGCTCGGGGCCTTTTCGTATCGTCTATACTCCCTCCGTCCCGCTTTCGCCAGATGGACAAGAACTGCGGCGCCTCCTGTCGCGAGAGTCCAGCGCACTTCGTCTTTGGGCGAAAGCGTCGCTTTTCCTTTGCGCCTGTCGCCCGGCTATCATACAGTTGTTTGAAATTACCGTGACTCGACCCAAGGAGGAGTTCGGCGTGCGCTATCCTCATCTCTTTCGTCCGCTCGAGGTGGGCCACCTGACGTTGCCCAACCGGGTGCTGATGGGCTCCATGCATACCAACCTCGAGGAAGCGCCGAATGGCTTTGCGCGCCTGGCGGCCTTCTATGCCGAGCGCGCCCGTGAAGGCGTCGCCCTGATCGTGACCGGCGGCATCGCTCCCAATAGAGAGGGGGCCGTCTTCCAGGGCGCCGCCACATTGGAGCGGGCCGAGCAGGTGGCCGATCATCGTGGCGTGGTCGAGGCGGTGCATGCCGAGGGCGGTCGCATCTGCATGCAGATCCTGCATGCGGGACGCTATGCCTATTCACCCGAGCTGGTGGCACCGTCGCCGATCCAGGCGCCGATCAACCCGTTCGCGCCACATGAACTCAGCGATGCGGAAGTGGAGCGCCAGATCGACGATTACGTCCGCTGCGCTTCGCTAGCGCGCGAGGCCGGTTACGACGGCGTCGAGGTGATGGGCTCCGAGGGCTACCTGATCAACCAGTTCCTGTGCCTGCGCACCAACCACCGAGACGACCGCTGGGGTGGCTCGCTCGACAATCGTATGCGCTTCGCCGTCGAGATCGTCTCGCGGATCCGCGAGGCGGTGGGCGACGACTTCCTGATCATCTTCCGCCTGTCGATGATCGACCTGGTCGAGGAGGGCAGCACCTGGGAGGAGGTCGTGACCCTGGGGCGGGCCATCGAGGCGGCCGGCGCCAGCCTGATCAATACCGGCATCGGTTGGCACGAGGCGCGTGTGCCCACCATTGTCACCAGCGTGCCGCGAGCGGCCTTCACCGAAGTGACCCGGCGCATGAAGGCCGAGCTTTCCATCCCGCTGATCACCACCAACCGCATCAACATGCCCGAGGTGGCGGAGCGGGTACTCGCCGAGGGCCATGCCGACATGGTCTCCATGGCGCGCCCCTTCCTCGCCGATCCGGCCTGGGTGAGCAAGGCGGCCGAAGGGCGCGACGGCGAGATCAATACCTGCATCGCCTGTAACCAGGCGTGCCTGGACCACACCTTCCAGGGCAAGCTCACCTCTTGCCTGGTCAATCCCCAGGCCTGTCACGAGACCGAACTCGTCATCGAGCCGGCCGAGACATCGCGCGACATCGCCGTGGTCGGTGGCGGTCCGGCGGGGCTGGCGGCGGCACTTACCGCAGCGCGTCGCGGCCATCGCGTGGTGCTGTTCGAACGCACCGGCGAGCTGGGCGGACAATTCAACCTGGCGCGCAAGATCCCCGGCAAGGAAGAGTTCGACGAGACGCTGCGCTATTTCAAGGTGATGCTCGACAAGCATGGCGTCACGGTGAGGCTGGGCACCGAGCCCGACGTGCAGGCGCTGCGCGACTTCGATGCCGTGATCCTGGCGACCGGGGTGCGCCCGCGACGTCTCGATCTGCCGGGCATCGATCACCCCAAGGTGTTGAGCTACCCCATGGCCATTCTGCATCCCGAGCGGGTGGGGCGGCGCGTGGCCATCATCGGCGCCGGCGGTATCGGCTTCGACGTGGCCGAGCTGCTCACTCATGTGGGGCATCCCTCGCTCGACCGCGACGCCTGGTGCGCCGAGTGGGGCGTGGATCTCGCCGTCACCGAGCGCGGCGGCATCCGCCCGCCAGAGCGTCCCGAGACGCCGCGCCAGGTATTCCTGCTGCAGCGCAAGGCCTCCAAGCCCGGCAAGGGCCTGGGCAAGTCGACCGGCTGGGTTCACCGGGCATCGCTTCGTCATCGCGGCGTCGAGGCACTGGCGGGCTGCGAGTACGTCGGTATCGATGACGCTGGCCTGCATATTCGCCATCATGAGGAGCCACGCCTGCTGGAGGTCGACAGCGTGGTGGTCTGTGCCGGCCAGGATCCAGTGCGCGAGCTGCTCGAGCCGCTCCGGGAGGCTGGCGTGGCGGTGCATCTGATCGGCGGCGCCGACGAGGCGGCCGAGCTCGATGCCAAGCGCGCCATCGACCAGGGCACCCGCGTGGCGGCGGGGTTGTAGCGCGAGCGTTGATGTCAGGGCGCCTCCGCCCGTCTACGCTGAAGAAATCTCTCTTCGTCAAACACGCCCAGTCGGGGGGTGGCATGGCCCGGCAGCCGCCGGCCATGTCGCCCAGCGCCATCGCAGCGTTTGCGCCTGGCTCCGAGCCCCCATGGCGTGGCGCTTGGCGATTTTTCATCGCCGGCTATGCCTGACGCCACGTTCCGTTTGCGTCCTAATAGCGTTTAATTCTTCTTATACAGCCATCGAACCCTTGGCTTGCCCCGCGTTCTCATGATTATCCTTCCCTTGCGTTGATTCTTTGCCACCCACTCCGCTCTGAAGTGTCTAGGCTGATGAGTAACCCAGGGCGGCCATTCCGATCGGGTGGCCAACGGGGTAGGCAAACAGGAGGCTTCGATGAGCATCTTCGATCATGTGCAGAACCGCTTCTCCCGTGTTCAGCAGGAGGAAATGAGCCTGCAGGAGTACCTGGAGCTGTGTCGTGAGGACCCCATGGCCTACGCCAGCGCCGCCGAGCGGATGCTGAAGGCCATCGGCGAACCCGAGGTGATCGACACCGCCAAGGATCCGCGGCTCTCCCGAATCTTTTCCAACAAGGTGATCCGACGCTATCCCGCCTTTTCCGAGTTCTACGGCATGGAGGATGCGATCGAGCAGATCGTGGCTTACTTCCGCCATGCCGCTCAGGGGCTCGAGGAACGCAAGCAGATCCTCTACCTGCTCGGCCCGGTGGGGGGCGGCAAGTCATCGTTGGCCGAGCGGCTCAAGCTGCTGATGGAGCGGATCCCGTTCTACGCCATCAAGGGCTCGCCGGTGTACGAATCGCCGCTGGGGCTGTTCTCGCCCGAGGAAGACGGTGAGCTGCTCGAGAAGGAGTACGGCATTCCACGCCGCTACGTGAAGAGCGTGATGTCGCCATGGGCGGCCAAGCGGCTCAAGGAGTATGGTGGCGACATCTCCCAGTTCAAGGTGGTGCGCCTGTACCCCTCGCGGCTCAACCAGATCGCCATCTCCAAGACCGAGCCGGGCGACGAGAACAACCAGGACATCTCCTCGCTGGTGGGCAAGGTCGACATCCGCCAGCTCGAACTCTACTCCCAGGACGATCCGGACGCTTACAGCTTCTCCGGTGGCCTGTGCAAGTCCAACCAGGGGTTGATGGAGTTCATCGAGATGTTCAAGGCGCCGATCAAGGTGCTGCATCCGTTGCTGACGGCGACCCAGGAGGGCAACTACAACCCCACCGAAGGCATGGGCGCGATTCCCTTCGAAGGCATCGTGCTGGCCCACTCCAACGAGAGCGAATGGCAGGCGTTCCGCAACAACCGCAACAACGAGGCGTTCCTCGACCGCGTCTACATCGTCAAGGTGCCTTACTGCCTGCGCGTGACCGAGGAGATCAACATCTACAAGAAGCTGCTGGAGCACTCTTCGCTGGCCGAAGCCTCCTGCGCTCCGGATACCCTGCGTATGCTGGCGCAGTTCTCGGTGCTCTCGCGCCTCAAGGAGCCGGAGAACTCCAGCATCTACTCCAAGATGCGGGTCTATGACGGCGAGAACCTAAAGGACACCGATCCCAAGGCCAAGTCGATCCAGGAGTACCGCGACGCCGCCGGGGTCGACGAAGGCATGGACGGGCTCTCCACCCGCTTCGCCTTCAAGATCCTGTCGAAGGTGTTCAACTTCGACAACCACGAGATTGCTGCCAACCCGGTGCATCTGCTCTACGTGTTGGAGCAGCGCCTCGAGCAGGAGCATCTGCCCAAGGAGACCTTCGAGCGCTATCTGCGTTACATCAAGGAGTTCCTGGCACCTCGCTACGTCGACTTCATCGGCAAGGAGATCCAGACCGCTTATCTCGAATCGTACTCCGAGTACGGTCAGAACATCTTCGATCGCTACGTCACCTACGCTGACTTCTGGATCCAGGATCAGGAGTACCGCGACCCCGAAACCGGCGAACTGTTCAATCGCCAGGCCCTCAATGAGGAGCTGGAGAAGATCGAGAAACCGGCCGGTATCTCCAATCCCAAGGATTTCCGTCACGAGGTGGTCAACTTCGTGCTGCGGGCGCGTGCCCAGAACAACGGCATGAACCCCAGCTGGCAGTCCTACGAGAAACTGCGCGGCGTGATCGAGCACAAGATGTTCGCCAACACCGAGGAGCTGCTACCGGTGATCTCGTTCAATGCCAAGGCCTCGGCGGCGGACCAGAAGAAACACGAGGACTTCGTGGCACGCATGAAGGAGCGTGGCTATACCGAGAAGCAGGTACGGCTGCTCTCGGAGTGGTATCTGCGGGTGCGTAAATCGCAATAAAGCGGCGCGAGCCAGGAGGTCGGCATGACCTATTTCATCGATCGACGCGCCAACGCCAAGAACAAGAGCGCCGTGAACCGTCAGCGCTTCCTCGACCGCTATCGGGCGCACATCAAGCGCTCGGTCGAGGAAGCGGTCAATCGACGTTCTATCACAGACATGGAGCGCGGCGAGAAGGTTTCGATACCGACTCGCGACATCTCGGAGCCGGTATTCCAGCATGGCCCGGGGGGCAAGCGCACCATCGTCAGCCCCGGCAACAAGGAGTTCATCGAGGGGGATCGCCTGCGCCGTCCCGGCGGGGGCGGCGGTGGAGGCGGCTCCGGTGAGGGCAATGCCTCCAACCAGGGCGAGGGCATGGACGAGTTCGCCTTCACCCTGACCCGCGAGGAGTTCCTCGACTTCGTTTTCGACGGGCTGGAGTTGCCGCATCTGGAACGCAAGGCCCTCAAGGACCTGGACGAAGTCAGGCCGGTACGCGCAGGGGTGACCCGTGATGGCGTGCCGGCGCGGATCAATATCGTGCGCTCCATGCGCGAGGCCTATGCCCGGCGCATCGCCATGCGTGCGCCAATCCGTCGGGCGCTGCGCGAGGCGATGGAGGCGCTGGAGGAGGAGGAGTGCAAGGATCCCGTGCTGCGCAATCCGTCACGGATCGCTGAGCTGAAGGCCGAGATCGAGCGTCTCGAGAAACGTCTCGAGGCGGTGCCCTTCATCGACACCTACGACCTGCGCTACAACAACCTGATCAACCAGCCGCAGCCCTCGAGCAAGGCGGTGATGTTTTGCGTGATGGACGTCTCGGGCTCCATGACCCAGGCCCACAAGGACATCGCCAAGCGTTTCTTCCTGCTGCTTTACCTCTTTCTCGAGCGCAACTACGAGAAGGTCGAGCTGGTCTTCGTGCGTCACCACACCGCGGCCAAGGAGGTCGACGAAGAGGAGTTCTTCTACTCGCGTGAGACCGGCGGCACCATCGTCTCCAGCGCCCTGACGCTGGTCGACGAGATCATCACCCGGCGCTATCCGCCGACCCAGTGGAACCTCTACGTGGCCCAGGCCTCGGATGGCGACAACTGGGATGACGATTCGGTGAACTGTCGCGAGCGTTTGATGAAGTCGCTGATGCCCCGGCTGCAGTACTACACCTACGTGGAAATCACGCCCCATGCGCATCAGGCGCTATGGGAGGAGTACGAGACAGTGGCCGCGGAGTACCCCGACCGCTTTGCCATGCGCCAGATCGTCGAGGCGGGCGATATCTATCCGGTATTCCGTGAGTTGTTCAAGCGCCGTGCCGCCAATTGACGTGACGAGGGAGGCATCATGACCCGACGCAAGCCGATCGCCACCGGTTCCGACTGGAACTTCGAGATCCTCGAAGCGTACGAGCATGAGCTGGCCAGGCTGGCCGACGAGTATCGACTCGACACCTATCCCAACCAGATCGAGATCATCACCACCGAGCAGATGATGGATGCCTATGCCAGTGTGGGGATGCCGGTGGGCTACCATCACTGGTCGTTCGGCAAGCAGTTCCTGGCCGTGGAACAGGCCTATCGGCGCGGTCAGATGGGGCTCGCCTACGAGCTGGTGATCAACTCCGATCCTTGCATTGCTTACCTGATGGAGGAGAACACGCTGATGATGCAGGTGCTGGTCATGGCCCACGCCTGCTACGGCCATAACTCCTTCTTCAAGGGCAACTATCTGTTCCGCACCTGGACGGATGCCAGCTCGATCGTCGACTACTTGGTCTTTGCCCGCCGGTACGTCGCCGAGTGCGAGGAGCGTCACGGCGTCACCGCCGTCGAGCAACTGCTCGACGCCTGCCATGCCCTGCAGAACTACGGCGTAGACCGCTACAAGCGGCCTTCGCCGATCTCCGCCGATGAGGAAATGCGCCGCCAGGCGGAGCGCGAGGAGTACCTCCAGGCCCAGGTCAACACGCTGTGGCGCACCATTCCAGGACGCCCGCAATCGGATACCCTGGCCGGTAGCGCCGACAGCGAGGACGATCCGCTGGGCCTGCGTGCCGGGGGCCGCTATCCTCCCGAGCCGCAGGAGAACCTGCTCTATTTCCTCGAGAAGAATGCACCGCTGCTGGCGCCCTGGCAGCGCGAGATCGTGCGCATCGTGCGCAAGCTGGCGCAGTACTTCTACCCCCAGCGCCAGACCCAGGTGATGAACGAGGGCTGGGCCTCGTTCTGGCACTACACCCTGATGAACCGGCTCTACGACGAGGGGCTGGTCGACGAGGGACTGATGCTGGAGTTCCTGCAGTCGCATACTGCCGTGGTCAGTCAGCCCGGCTTCGACAGTCCCTTCTACAATGGCATCAACCCCTACGCGCTGGGCTTCGCCATGTTCAGCGACATCAAGCGCATGTGCGAGAACCCCACCGACGAGGATCGCGAATGGTTTCCCGATACGGCGGGTAGCGATTGGCTCGAAGCGGTGCATTTCGCCATGCGCAACTTCAAGGATGAATCCTTCATCCAGCAGTTTCTCTCGCCCAAGGTGATTCGCGATCTCAAGCTGTTCAGCATCGTCGACGACGACCAGGAGGAGATGCTGGAGGTCACGGCCATTCACGACGAGCGTGGCTATCGCCGGATCCGCGAGTCCCTGGCACAGCAGTACGCGCTGTCGTTGCGCGAGCCCAACATCCAGGTCTACGAGGCCAATATCCGGGGCAATCGCTCGCTCACCCTGCATCATGTGCAGGATAGCCGGCGCCCCATGGGCCGCAGCGTCTATCCGGTGATCCGGCATCTGCACCAGCTATGGGGATTCCCGGTGCGGTTGGAGTCGCTCTCCGAGGAGGGCGCGGTGGTAAGACGCTACCAGTGGCCGCTCCCCGATGAGGAAGCCAAGGAGTGACGGGCGAAAGCGGTGAAGCGGGCCAGAAGGCCCGCTTCAGTTTGCGGTGACCCAGGATTGGCACCAGCCGCCGGGTTCGACGCTATTCTGGGGAAAGAGTTGGCAGCCTTCGCTGCGCCGTTCGAAGAACATGCAGTTACTGCAGGTTTCGCCCTCCTCATAGGCGGGGTGGTCGCTGGCTTGTTCGGCCACTTCGACATAGTTCAGGGCCTGGGCCTGCTCATCGCTGGGGTCTAGCCTCGGCAGGTTCTGAGCAAAGGCCTGACGCGACAGGATGCCAATTCCCAGGGGCAGGGCGGCGATCCCCAGCAATCCGTTGCGAAGGAAGGTGCGTCGGCTCTGCTTGGACTTGGAAGGTTCTTTGGCCATGAAAGGTTTTTTGGCCATGGAAAGGTCTCCTGCTTAGACACGGTCCAATGAGAATACCCGTTTCAGACCCAGCTGGCGCTGGCCGGGTAAATGGCACGCCAGCTTGGCTATCTGACCGCTACGACGGGAACGGAGTTCTCAATGTGTTAAGCAGAGGGAACACTTTTTCCTTCGGCCACGCAATTGTCGTGTGTTGCGCAGCGTTACGAGCGGGTGTCATGCCGTTTCGGCGAGACAGGTTGTGTAAAGAAAAGAAGGGAGACGCTACGTGTGTGGCGGGCCGTGACGGCCCGGCAAACCTGGCGCCGTCATTTTACTTTGGTTAGGGTAGGGGCACACTGCTGCTGCAAGGATGCTGTTATGCCGTGGATCAAGATTCTGCACATCGCCACGCTGTTGTGCTGGTGTGCAGCGCTACTCTACTTGCCGGCGCTATTGCTGGCGAGCGCCAGAACGCGTGAAGGAACGGACTTCGAGGTTCCCGCACCCACCCTGCTGCGTTTTTTCTTCACCCATGTCGCCACGCCTTTCGCGCTACTGGCGATCATGAGCGGCACCCTGCTGTTCATCGTCGGTCAACTGACCGGCGGCTGGCTGGTTCTGAAGCTGGCGGCAGTGAGCGGCATGGTGCTGTGCCATGTCCTGTGCGGCGCCCTGATCGTGCGCCTGGAGCGTGGCCGGCGCCGCTTCCTGACTCCGGCAAGCGGCGTGATCGTCGTCTTGGCGGCATCGCTGATGCTCGCCGTGCTGGTGCTGGTGCTGAGCAAGCCATTCGATTGAGGCATCACAAGGAGGTCACGATGCACAGCGCGACATGCCAGGCACGGTTTGCGTCACTTGTCGTCGATTTCGACACCGACCGCCTCGTCGTAGACGAGCATGCCGCCGATGATCCCGGCGAGCACGATCAATCCCGCCGTCATCAGCGTCAATCCCACGGCCCAGGGCAGCAGGTCGGTGGGATGCAAGTATCGCCACAACCAGTTGAGCGAAGCCAGCGACAGCATCATCACCGCCAGGATGGCGTGGCTCCAGCCGAGGATCAGTTCGCGTATACGCCTGACCGTGATCAGGTCGACGAGCCCGGCGATGCTGGCTACCCAACCGCCCAGTGCGCCTATGCCGGCCAGCCACAGGCTACAGCGCGCCCAGAACGTGTCTCCGGTATAGAGGAAGAGGGCATCGCTGCCCACCACCAGCATCAGGCAGGCAATGGGGAAGTGCACCAGGGTGGGGTGGAGAGGGTGGCCGGCAATGGCGGCGCGGCTCTTGATCGAGCGTCTCGGTTGGTCAGCCATGTTCGCGTCCTTTGCGATCGGTTCATTTCTCTCATTGGCATTCAACGCCCTGGTCGGCATCGGGTCAACCGCTCGCGCCGACTCGTCTGGAGCGTCTTGCCATTGTGCGGTCTGCTGGCGGGCTGTGCCGGCGAGATGTCGATACTGGATCATTCCGGCCCGGCGGCCCGAGCCCAGTTCTGGGTGTGGTGGGCCATGCTCATCGTCACCGTCGTCGTCTCGCTCAGTGTCTATGCGCTATGGCTCTATACCTTTCGTCGTCGCGAACAGCCGCAGCGGACGCCTCGCGAGGAGCGGCACATCATGCTGCGCTGGGTACTCGGCGGTGGCATAGCGTTGCCGGTGGTCAGCATCGTCGCACTGCTGGTATTCGCCGCGCCCACCGGCCGCAGCATGCTGCCCCTACCGCTCCCTGAGGGCGAAGCCGAGCGCATCGAAGTGATTGGCCACCAGTGGTGGTGGGAGATTCGCTATCCCGGCGAGGAGGGCGAGCGCGATGTGGTCACGGCCAACCGGCTAGTGATGCCGGCCGGCGAACCCGTCGACTTCCGCATCACCAGCGAAGATGTCATCCACGCCTTTTGGATACCGCGCCTGGGCGGCAAGCGGGACATGATACCCGGGCGTCATTCCACCATCCGCCTGGAAGCGGACGTGCCCGGCGTATTCGGCGCCCAGTGCGCCGAATATTGCGGTGCGCAGCATACCCACATGCTGCTCCACGTCGAGGTGCTGGAGCGCGACGCTTACGATGCCTGGCTGGCCGAGCGACGCTCTCCTCCCGTGCCGCAGGAAGGGTTCGACCAGGCGCGGGAAGCCTTCGGTGAGCACTGTGCCGCCTGTCATACCGTCGCGGGCTTTCCCGACGAACTCGTCGTCGATGACCTGGAACACGACATTCGCGGACCCGACCTCAGCGACATCGGCTCCCGCCCCACGCTGGGCGCCGGTGTGTTGCCCATGGAAGAGGGCGCCATCGCCTATTGGCTGCAGCACCATCAGACGCTCAAGCCCGGCAATCGGATGCCGCCCCATCATCATATCGATACCGAAACACTGCAGGATATCGGTGCCTGGCTGGAGACGTTGGAACCATGAGCGATACCAAGGACGCTACCCTGACTCCCGAAGTCCGTCGTCTGCACAACGGCATGGCCGAAGTCTGGGCCAACCCGCGCGGCCTGGGTGCCCTGACCGTGGTCAATCACACCAGCGTTGGGCTGCGCTTCATGGTGACCGGGGCGATCTTCTTCTTGATCGGCGGGCTGCTGGCGATGCTGATTCGCACCCAGCTCGCCTTCCCCGACAACGACTTCATGTCGCACGAGACCTATAACCAGGTCTTCACCATGCACGGCACGGTGATGATGTTCCTGTTCGCCATTCCCATTCTCGAGGGGCTGGCGATCTACATGATCCCCAAGATGATCGGCGCGCGCGACCTGGTGTGTCCGCGGCTTTCCGCCTTCGGCTACTTCTGCTATCTGTTCGGCGGCATCATCCTGGTCTCGAGCCTGCTGTTCGAGATGGCGCCGGCCAGCGGCTGGTTCATGTACACGCCGCTCAGCAGCGGCGACTATGCGCCCGGGCGCGGCTCGGACTTTTGGCTGCTGGGCATCACCTTCGTGGAGATTTCGGCACTCTCCGCCGGGGTCGAGCTGGTGGTGTCGATCTTGCGCACGCGTACCGAAGGCATGCCGCTGCACAAGATGCCGCTATTCGCCTGGTACATCCTGGCCATGGCGCTGATGATCGTGGTCGGCTTCCCGCCGCTGATCCTCGGCAGCATCCTGCTCGAGCTGGAGCGTGCCACCGGCATGCCGTTCTTCGACGTGGCCGGCGGTGGCGACCCGGTTCTGTGGGCGCACCTGTTCTGGCTATTCGGCCATCCCGAGGTCTATATCATCTTCCTGCCGGGGGCCGGCATCGTCTCCACCCTGATCCCGGTCTTTGCCCGGCGTCCCATCGTCGGCTATGGCTGGGTGGTGGCGGCGATCGTCATCATGGGCTTCGTCAGCTTCGGGTTGTGGGTGCACCATATGTTTACCCTGGGTATCCCGCAGCTGGCGCTGGCCTTCTTCTCGGCAGCCAGCATGCTGGTGGCGATTCCCACCGGCATCCAGATATTCGTCTGGCTTTCCACGCTGTGGCTGGGGCGACCGGTCATGTCGCTGCCGATGCTGTGGATCATCGGTTTTCTGGTGATCTTCGTGCTGGGTGGGCTGACCGGGGTAATGCTGGCGCTGGTGCCGTTCAACTGGCAGGTCCACGATACGCACTTCGTAGTGGCGCACATGCACTACGTGCTGGTGGGCGGCATGCTGTTTCCGCTGATCGCCGGGCTCTACTACTGGCTACCGCTGGTATCGGGGCGCATGCCTTCCGCACGGCTTGGCAAGTGGAGCTTCTGGCTGATCTTCCTCGGTTTCAACCTCACTTTCCTGATCATGCACTGGACCGGACTGCTGGGCATGCGCCGGCGTGTATTCACCTACGACACCGCCATGGGCTGGGATATCTACAACCTGATCTCTTCCGTTGGCGGGTTCATGATGTCGGCCGGCGTG
It encodes:
- a CDS encoding FAD-dependent oxidoreductase, producing MTRPKEEFGVRYPHLFRPLEVGHLTLPNRVLMGSMHTNLEEAPNGFARLAAFYAERAREGVALIVTGGIAPNREGAVFQGAATLERAEQVADHRGVVEAVHAEGGRICMQILHAGRYAYSPELVAPSPIQAPINPFAPHELSDAEVERQIDDYVRCASLAREAGYDGVEVMGSEGYLINQFLCLRTNHRDDRWGGSLDNRMRFAVEIVSRIREAVGDDFLIIFRLSMIDLVEEGSTWEEVVTLGRAIEAAGASLINTGIGWHEARVPTIVTSVPRAAFTEVTRRMKAELSIPLITTNRINMPEVAERVLAEGHADMVSMARPFLADPAWVSKAAEGRDGEINTCIACNQACLDHTFQGKLTSCLVNPQACHETELVIEPAETSRDIAVVGGGPAGLAAALTAARRGHRVVLFERTGELGGQFNLARKIPGKEEFDETLRYFKVMLDKHGVTVRLGTEPDVQALRDFDAVILATGVRPRRLDLPGIDHPKVLSYPMAILHPERVGRRVAIIGAGGIGFDVAELLTHVGHPSLDRDAWCAEWGVDLAVTERGGIRPPERPETPRQVFLLQRKASKPGKGLGKSTGWVHRASLRHRGVEALAGCEYVGIDDAGLHIRHHEEPRLLEVDSVVVCAGQDPVRELLEPLREAGVAVHLIGGADEAAELDAKRAIDQGTRVAAGL
- a CDS encoding PrkA family serine protein kinase, which produces MSIFDHVQNRFSRVQQEEMSLQEYLELCREDPMAYASAAERMLKAIGEPEVIDTAKDPRLSRIFSNKVIRRYPAFSEFYGMEDAIEQIVAYFRHAAQGLEERKQILYLLGPVGGGKSSLAERLKLLMERIPFYAIKGSPVYESPLGLFSPEEDGELLEKEYGIPRRYVKSVMSPWAAKRLKEYGGDISQFKVVRLYPSRLNQIAISKTEPGDENNQDISSLVGKVDIRQLELYSQDDPDAYSFSGGLCKSNQGLMEFIEMFKAPIKVLHPLLTATQEGNYNPTEGMGAIPFEGIVLAHSNESEWQAFRNNRNNEAFLDRVYIVKVPYCLRVTEEINIYKKLLEHSSLAEASCAPDTLRMLAQFSVLSRLKEPENSSIYSKMRVYDGENLKDTDPKAKSIQEYRDAAGVDEGMDGLSTRFAFKILSKVFNFDNHEIAANPVHLLYVLEQRLEQEHLPKETFERYLRYIKEFLAPRYVDFIGKEIQTAYLESYSEYGQNIFDRYVTYADFWIQDQEYRDPETGELFNRQALNEELEKIEKPAGISNPKDFRHEVVNFVLRARAQNNGMNPSWQSYEKLRGVIEHKMFANTEELLPVISFNAKASAADQKKHEDFVARMKERGYTEKQVRLLSEWYLRVRKSQ
- a CDS encoding YeaH/YhbH family protein, giving the protein MTYFIDRRANAKNKSAVNRQRFLDRYRAHIKRSVEEAVNRRSITDMERGEKVSIPTRDISEPVFQHGPGGKRTIVSPGNKEFIEGDRLRRPGGGGGGGGSGEGNASNQGEGMDEFAFTLTREEFLDFVFDGLELPHLERKALKDLDEVRPVRAGVTRDGVPARINIVRSMREAYARRIAMRAPIRRALREAMEALEEEECKDPVLRNPSRIAELKAEIERLEKRLEAVPFIDTYDLRYNNLINQPQPSSKAVMFCVMDVSGSMTQAHKDIAKRFFLLLYLFLERNYEKVELVFVRHHTAAKEVDEEEFFYSRETGGTIVSSALTLVDEIITRRYPPTQWNLYVAQASDGDNWDDDSVNCRERLMKSLMPRLQYYTYVEITPHAHQALWEEYETVAAEYPDRFAMRQIVEAGDIYPVFRELFKRRAAN
- a CDS encoding SpoVR family protein, translating into MTRRKPIATGSDWNFEILEAYEHELARLADEYRLDTYPNQIEIITTEQMMDAYASVGMPVGYHHWSFGKQFLAVEQAYRRGQMGLAYELVINSDPCIAYLMEENTLMMQVLVMAHACYGHNSFFKGNYLFRTWTDASSIVDYLVFARRYVAECEERHGVTAVEQLLDACHALQNYGVDRYKRPSPISADEEMRRQAEREEYLQAQVNTLWRTIPGRPQSDTLAGSADSEDDPLGLRAGGRYPPEPQENLLYFLEKNAPLLAPWQREIVRIVRKLAQYFYPQRQTQVMNEGWASFWHYTLMNRLYDEGLVDEGLMLEFLQSHTAVVSQPGFDSPFYNGINPYALGFAMFSDIKRMCENPTDEDREWFPDTAGSDWLEAVHFAMRNFKDESFIQQFLSPKVIRDLKLFSIVDDDQEEMLEVTAIHDERGYRRIRESLAQQYALSLREPNIQVYEANIRGNRSLTLHHVQDSRRPMGRSVYPVIRHLHQLWGFPVRLESLSEEGAVVRRYQWPLPDEEAKE
- a CDS encoding high-potential iron-sulfur protein; the encoded protein is MAKKPFMAKEPSKSKQSRRTFLRNGLLGIAALPLGIGILSRQAFAQNLPRLDPSDEQAQALNYVEVAEQASDHPAYEEGETCSNCMFFERRSEGCQLFPQNSVEPGGWCQSWVTAN
- a CDS encoding CopD family protein translates to MPWIKILHIATLLCWCAALLYLPALLLASARTREGTDFEVPAPTLLRFFFTHVATPFALLAIMSGTLLFIVGQLTGGWLVLKLAAVSGMVLCHVLCGALIVRLERGRRRFLTPASGVIVVLAASLMLAVLVLVLSKPFD
- a CDS encoding DUF2231 domain-containing protein, whose protein sequence is MADQPRRSIKSRAAIAGHPLHPTLVHFPIACLMLVVGSDALFLYTGDTFWARCSLWLAGIGALGGWVASIAGLVDLITVRRIRELILGWSHAILAVMMLSLASLNWLWRYLHPTDLLPWAVGLTLMTAGLIVLAGIIGGMLVYDEAVGVEIDDK
- the coxB gene encoding cytochrome c oxidase subunit II, encoding MPLCGLLAGCAGEMSILDHSGPAARAQFWVWWAMLIVTVVVSLSVYALWLYTFRRREQPQRTPREERHIMLRWVLGGGIALPVVSIVALLVFAAPTGRSMLPLPLPEGEAERIEVIGHQWWWEIRYPGEEGERDVVTANRLVMPAGEPVDFRITSEDVIHAFWIPRLGGKRDMIPGRHSTIRLEADVPGVFGAQCAEYCGAQHTHMLLHVEVLERDAYDAWLAERRSPPVPQEGFDQAREAFGEHCAACHTVAGFPDELVVDDLEHDIRGPDLSDIGSRPTLGAGVLPMEEGAIAYWLQHHQTLKPGNRMPPHHHIDTETLQDIGAWLETLEP